TTAGCGAGGTGAAGCAGCAAGGTTTTCCCAAGCCCACAGCTATTCAGTGTCAGGGTTGGCCTATGGCTTTGTCTGGTAGAGATATGGTTGGTATCGCCGCCACCGGTTCCGGTAAGACCTTGTCCTATTGTTTGCCTGCTATCGTGCACATCAACGCCCAgcctcttttgaagccCGGTGATGGCCCTGTCGTTTTGATCTTGGCACCAACGAGAGAGTTGGCTGTGCAGATTCAGCAGGAGTGCTCGAAGTTTGGTGCTTCTTCTAGGATCAGAAACACCTGTATTTACGGTGGTGCTCCTAAGGGTCAGCAAATCAGAGACTTGGCTCGTGGTGTGGAAATTTGCATTGCCACCCCTGGTCGTTTGATTGATATGTTGGAGACCAAGAAGACCAACTTGAGAAGAGTCACCTACTTGGTGTTGGACGAGGCCGACAGAATGTTAGATATGGGTTTCGAGCCTCAGATTAGAAAGATTGTGGACCAAATCAGACCTGACCGTCAAACCTTGATGTGGTCCGCCACCTGGCCCAAGGAGGTCAAGAACTTGACCAGAGACTATTTGGTTGATCCTATCCAGGTCACCATTGGTTCTTTGGAGTTGGCTGCTTCTCACACTATCACTCAGCTTGTGGAAGTTGTCACTGAGTTTGAAAAGAGGGACCGTTTGGTCAAGCACTTGGAGACCGCCACAACGGATAAGGAGGCCAAGTGTCTTATTTTCTCGTCCACCAAGAGAGCTTGTGACGATATCACATCGTTCTTGAGAGAAGACGGCTGGCCTGCTTTGGCTATTCACGGTGACAAAGACCAGCATGAAAGAGACTGGGTTTTGCGTGAATTCAGAAGCGGCAAGTCGCCTATCATGGTTGCCACCGATGTGGCTGCCAGAGGTATTGGTATGTATCCGATTTGCATTTACTAACTGGTTTAGGATGGTATAAGCGCTGCTGGTCAGCGCTTGCCAGCGTCATGACGAGCACCCTAGCTCGCAAAGAAATTACTCGCGTTGTTGACAGCGCtgatttgattttttggctttttttttaaatactttttttttcctctgtTATTGACCAGAGGTTTTTACAGTCTGTTGCCATTGTGTACATGTTATTAAGGCGACAGAACCTCGACAAAAAGCCACGACGTTGACTACGAGAGTGGAGGAGACTAGACTACGACTGTGATTATATGAAAGCAAACGAAACGAACGAGATCGACCGGGGATAGAACCAATGAAGTCCCCGTGGAGCAAGTTTAGCATGATAAGATGGAGAACGCAGCATTTGCTCGTCCTAGGGTGGTTCCTGGAGACGACGAACAATGCCGACCGAAACATTATTGACCGCACACTACTACAGACTTGCCTGCCTGCCGTTGACTCTTTAAGTATACATGCTTTCTATAATCAATAGACATCGAACTCCTTGCTTGTTCGTAGACCATCCTTGCCGGAGCATTCTTCGACAAAAAACAATCCGTACTAACATCGCAGACGTTAAAGGTATCACCTACGTGATTAACT
This DNA window, taken from Candidozyma auris chromosome 7, complete sequence, encodes the following:
- the DBP2 gene encoding DEAD-box ATP-dependent RNA helicase DBP2, which translates into the protein MSYNGGYTNYNSGYNNYNSRDNYGSRGGGGGGRGSWGGRGGRFQRRPDEREELTTPEWDLDSLPKFEKNFYTEHPAVAARSDADVMAFRKENDMTIEGKDIPKPITSFDEAGFPDYVLSEVKQQGFPKPTAIQCQGWPMALSGRDMVGIAATGSGKTLSYCLPAIVHINAQPLLKPGDGPVVLILAPTRELAVQIQQECSKFGASSRIRNTCIYGGAPKGQQIRDLARGVEICIATPGRLIDMLETKKTNLRRVTYLVLDEADRMLDMGFEPQIRKIVDQIRPDRQTLMWSATWPKEVKNLTRDYLVDPIQVTIGSLELAASHTITQLVEVVTEFEKRDRLVKHLETATTDKEAKCLIFSSTKRACDDITSFLREDGWPALAIHGDKDQHERDWVLREFRSGKSPIMVATDVAARGIDVKGITYVINYDMPGNIEDYVHRIGRTGRAGTSGTAVSFFTDANSKLGGDLCKIMREANQTIPPELQRFDRRSYGSHIRYGRGGYGGRGRGRGRGGYGGGRGGGFRQTGSNSQPLANRRF